Proteins from a genomic interval of Streptomyces sp. Tu6071:
- a CDS encoding RNA polymerase sigma factor — MRRREREAAELFAALYPRLAGWVRRLVDDDGTAHEVASEAFTRLWARWSSVDEPRGFLYVTAANLVRDHWRALDRERTALRRAGTETALREPEQLPDPTVRLLVQSLPERLRVPILLHYYADMPVREVAAFTGRKEGTVKADLHAARELLRAHLRRTVDHPVR, encoded by the coding sequence GTGAGGCGCCGCGAGCGCGAGGCCGCCGAGCTGTTCGCCGCGCTGTACCCCCGGCTCGCCGGGTGGGTGCGGCGGCTCGTCGACGACGACGGGACGGCGCACGAAGTCGCCTCGGAAGCCTTCACCCGCCTCTGGGCGCGCTGGAGTTCGGTCGACGAGCCGCGCGGCTTCCTCTACGTGACGGCCGCGAACCTCGTACGGGACCACTGGCGCGCCCTCGACCGCGAACGCACCGCCCTGCGCCGCGCCGGCACGGAGACGGCGCTCCGCGAGCCCGAGCAACTCCCCGACCCGACCGTCAGATTGCTCGTCCAGTCGCTCCCGGAGCGGCTGCGCGTGCCGATCCTGCTCCACTACTACGCCGATATGCCGGTCCGCGAGGTCGCCGCGTTCACCGGACGCAAGGAGGGCACAGTGAAGGCCGACCTGCACGCCGCCCGCGAACTGCTGCGAGCCCACTTGAGGAGGACCGTTGACCACCCGGTTCGATGA
- a CDS encoding class F sortase, translating to MFVAGLALVSLLGTGCGPGPGRTGDAGAAPGAARTTASPAPSRTTAAPEPGPSRPSTARPTRLLVPAAGVDTSLTPLGLAPDRTVEVPPLVAHDVAGWYRYGPLPGERGPAVVLGHVTTGPHRDGVFRRLGRVRAGDRVVVRRADGASVRFVVDRVRTVAKTEFPTQEVYGDVKRAELRLITCGGQRSAAGYSANVIVFAHRTGAS from the coding sequence TTGTTCGTGGCCGGGCTCGCACTGGTGTCGCTTCTCGGCACCGGCTGCGGGCCCGGCCCCGGGCGTACGGGCGACGCGGGCGCCGCACCCGGCGCGGCACGTACCACCGCCTCGCCCGCCCCCTCCCGTACCACGGCGGCCCCCGAACCGGGCCCTTCGCGGCCGTCCACCGCCCGCCCCACGCGCCTGCTCGTCCCCGCGGCGGGCGTCGACACCTCGCTCACCCCGCTGGGCCTCGCGCCCGACCGGACCGTCGAGGTGCCGCCGCTCGTCGCGCACGACGTCGCGGGCTGGTACCGGTACGGGCCGCTGCCGGGCGAGCGCGGGCCGGCCGTCGTGCTCGGGCACGTGACGACGGGGCCGCACCGCGACGGGGTGTTCCGGCGGCTCGGGCGCGTGCGGGCCGGGGACCGGGTGGTGGTCCGGCGGGCGGACGGGGCCTCGGTGCGCTTCGTCGTGGACCGGGTGCGTACCGTGGCGAAGACCGAGTTCCCCACGCAGGAGGTGTACGGGGACGTGAAGCGCGCCGAGCTGCGGCTCATCACCTGCGGCGGGCAGCGCAGCGCGGCCGGTTACTCGGCCAACGTCATCGTCTTCGCCCACCGCACGGGGGCCTCGTGA
- a CDS encoding helix-turn-helix domain-containing protein — protein sequence MQEIAPVDDRLSTPTGIRIKRLRQERHLTQKALADLAGLSYSTVTKTEKALIPLTPHVTACIARALRVDVAAITGQPYYTELRQDELDVLIRPIREALDVYDLGADPDVHPRPYEQLDGETEELLGLVRAGEIKRVAGRVAALVQEVTTLAHRIGSTEGWSLLARTYRTAYDVSSKLGFGDLAALSLARMDWAAQRASCAVVSSMHRYMRALTYLREGQYRTGERLMRLGLDTLGQADPGRERDVVTGQLHLGSAVMAGRARDAEAAGTHLDEAERIARGTGEATRVHWLSFGPTNVAVHRVSVAAELDDYGRAARDGARITFPADWPASRRSHHYAELARAQVWTGDLSGAFTHLLAARKAAPQQARYHATVRETYAALEAAKRQLPDSFLSYGSWLGA from the coding sequence ATGCAAGAAATCGCGCCCGTCGACGACCGTCTCAGCACTCCCACCGGTATCCGCATCAAGCGGCTGCGGCAGGAGCGGCACCTCACGCAGAAGGCCCTCGCCGACCTCGCCGGGCTCTCGTACTCGACCGTCACGAAGACGGAGAAGGCCCTCATCCCGCTCACCCCGCACGTCACCGCGTGCATCGCGCGGGCGCTGCGGGTCGACGTCGCGGCGATCACGGGGCAGCCGTACTACACGGAGCTGCGGCAGGACGAGCTGGACGTGCTCATCCGGCCGATCCGCGAGGCGCTCGACGTGTACGACCTCGGGGCCGACCCGGACGTGCACCCGAGGCCGTACGAACAACTCGACGGCGAGACGGAGGAGTTGCTGGGGCTGGTACGGGCCGGGGAGATCAAGCGGGTGGCGGGGCGCGTCGCCGCGCTCGTGCAGGAGGTGACGACGCTCGCGCACCGCATCGGCTCGACGGAGGGGTGGTCGCTGCTCGCCCGTACGTACCGGACCGCGTACGACGTCAGCTCCAAGCTCGGCTTCGGCGATCTCGCCGCGCTCTCGCTCGCCCGCATGGACTGGGCCGCGCAGCGCGCGAGTTGTGCCGTCGTCAGCTCCATGCACCGCTACATGCGCGCCCTCACCTACCTCCGCGAGGGCCAGTACCGCACCGGCGAACGCCTCATGCGGCTCGGTCTCGACACGCTCGGACAGGCCGATCCCGGACGCGAACGGGACGTGGTGACGGGGCAGTTGCACCTCGGTTCCGCCGTCATGGCGGGGCGCGCGCGGGACGCCGAGGCGGCCGGTACGCACCTCGACGAAGCCGAGCGGATCGCGCGCGGGACGGGCGAGGCGACCCGTGTGCACTGGCTCTCCTTCGGGCCGACGAACGTCGCCGTGCACCGTGTCTCGGTCGCCGCCGAGCTGGACGACTACGGGCGTGCCGCGCGCGACGGCGCGCGGATCACCTTCCCCGCGGACTGGCCCGCCTCGCGCCGCAGCCACCACTACGCCGAACTCGCCCGTGCGCAGGTGTGGACCGGGGACCTCTCGGGGGCCTTCACGCACCTCCTCGCCGCGCGCAAGGCCGCCCCGCAGCAGGCGCGTTACCACGCGACGGTGCGGGAGACGTACGCGGCGCTGGAGGCGGCGAAGCGGCAGCTCCCGGACTCGTTCCTGTCGTACGGGTCGTGGCTGGGGGCTTGA
- a CDS encoding DUF397 domain-containing protein, with protein MNHQHDDPQHPTWIRSPYSGTEGNCVEVATSRGRLAVRDSKDLASPHLGFSPTAWQHFLDGAHI; from the coding sequence GTGAACCACCAGCACGACGATCCACAGCATCCCACGTGGATCAGGTCCCCTTACTCCGGCACCGAGGGCAACTGCGTCGAGGTCGCCACCTCCCGGGGCCGGCTAGCCGTTCGCGACTCCAAGGATCTCGCTTCCCCGCACCTTGGATTCAGCCCGACAGCGTGGCAGCACTTCCTCGACGGCGCGCACATCTGA
- a CDS encoding helix-turn-helix domain-containing protein: MSSTNAGPSIRQRRLARLLKDLRIAAGLKHADAARVLDSAESKMTRIENAKSGIRLVDLRTLLDAYGVTDPAERAQIEQLAKDARKKGWWAQYAGSVSPSYAAYIAVEWDAVEMYDVEPILIPGLLQVPAYTKALARIHVPSADEDLLETRAQIRQDRRKTLTRDDPLQLWVIVSESALYHAVGGADVMREQLESLLTDSDLPNVELQILPKESPMNAALFGPFVIMSFSPSSAEDLVYGELNNGTVYYEEPGDTERFAALFRRLNMAALDPPKSRALIRRVLNEMAGE; the protein is encoded by the coding sequence ATGTCAAGCACGAACGCGGGTCCGTCGATCCGTCAGCGCCGCTTGGCGCGCCTGCTCAAGGACCTGCGCATCGCGGCCGGGCTGAAGCACGCGGACGCCGCGCGCGTACTCGATTCGGCCGAGTCGAAGATGACGCGTATCGAGAACGCCAAGTCCGGCATTCGCCTCGTGGACCTGCGAACCCTTCTCGACGCGTACGGCGTGACGGACCCCGCCGAGCGGGCGCAGATCGAGCAGCTTGCGAAGGACGCGCGGAAGAAGGGGTGGTGGGCGCAGTACGCGGGCAGCGTCAGCCCGTCGTACGCGGCGTACATAGCGGTGGAGTGGGACGCCGTCGAGATGTATGACGTGGAGCCCATCCTCATCCCCGGGCTGCTGCAAGTCCCTGCGTACACCAAGGCGCTCGCTCGAATTCACGTTCCCAGCGCGGACGAGGACCTGCTTGAGACACGCGCCCAGATCCGCCAGGACCGGCGCAAGACCCTCACGCGCGATGACCCGTTGCAGCTATGGGTGATTGTGTCCGAATCCGCCTTGTACCACGCGGTAGGTGGTGCCGACGTGATGCGGGAGCAGCTCGAATCGCTCCTGACGGACAGCGACCTGCCCAACGTCGAGTTGCAGATCCTGCCGAAGGAGAGCCCGATGAACGCGGCACTCTTCGGACCCTTCGTCATCATGAGCTTCTCGCCGTCCTCGGCAGAGGATCTCGTGTACGGGGAGCTGAACAACGGCACGGTCTACTACGAGGAGCCGGGCGACACGGAGCGATTCGCCGCCCTCTTCCGGCGCCTCAACATGGCCGCGCTCGACCCCCCGAAATCGCGGGCTCTCATCCGCAGAGTCCTGAACGAAATGGCAGGCGAGTGA
- a CDS encoding ATP-binding protein has product MSENQGGTVRRTRLPRRRASVRKARDFAREVAGAWGYRELADALALVVSELVTNAVVHARCGAGRQVALTLVRGNGAVRVEVRDSGRGMPVPRAAVPFTEESGRGLAVVDAVAADWGVRDEVVGKTVWALLALEPDASNVSANGREVAARATPGA; this is encoded by the coding sequence ATGTCCGAAAACCAGGGCGGGACGGTGCGCCGTACGCGGCTCCCGCGACGACGGGCCAGCGTGCGGAAAGCGCGGGACTTCGCCCGCGAGGTAGCGGGAGCCTGGGGGTACCGCGAGCTCGCGGACGCGCTTGCGCTCGTTGTCTCCGAGTTGGTCACGAACGCGGTGGTGCATGCCCGTTGTGGTGCGGGCCGACAGGTGGCGCTCACGCTCGTACGAGGGAATGGCGCCGTGCGGGTCGAGGTGCGGGACAGCGGGCGGGGGATGCCGGTGCCGCGTGCGGCCGTTCCGTTCACGGAGGAGAGCGGGCGGGGGCTCGCGGTCGTGGACGCGGTGGCGGCTGACTGGGGCGTGCGGGACGAGGTCGTGGGTAAGACGGTGTGGGCCCTGCTCGCCCTGGAGCCGGATGCCTCGAACGTATCCGCCAACGGGCGGGAGGTGGCGGCCCGTGCGACCCCTGGCGCGTGA
- a CDS encoding FadR/GntR family transcriptional regulator: MLHRMSTSTPEPARRGLLTERIARELEHGIRTGEYAPGDKLPSERELSVRFGASRNVVREVLRRLEAQQLIEVAPGRGSFVREQNSAQARGYDALYRAGRPTVRQLIEARLPLETEMVRLATELATERDIAVMRAAVVALECADEPVSKARADLEFHEAIAVAAGNPVLRIMLSSISGMMFEMMLRSNSDPSIAEPGVPHHPEIFEAIERRDAELAVERMRAHLRLGLRTYGRDLDVQVDVMAKQHIEMLLGEGRG, translated from the coding sequence ATGCTCCACCGCATGTCCACCAGCACCCCCGAGCCCGCGCGGCGCGGTCTCCTCACCGAGCGCATCGCACGCGAACTAGAGCACGGGATTCGGACGGGGGAGTACGCGCCGGGGGACAAACTGCCCTCGGAGCGGGAGCTTTCCGTACGGTTCGGGGCGAGCCGGAACGTCGTGCGGGAGGTCCTGCGGCGGCTTGAGGCCCAGCAGCTCATCGAGGTGGCGCCGGGGCGCGGTTCCTTCGTACGGGAGCAGAATTCCGCGCAGGCGCGGGGGTACGACGCGCTCTACCGGGCCGGGCGGCCGACCGTGCGGCAGCTCATCGAGGCGCGGCTCCCCCTGGAGACGGAGATGGTCCGCCTCGCGACTGAGCTGGCGACGGAGCGCGACATCGCGGTCATGCGGGCCGCCGTCGTCGCCCTGGAGTGCGCGGACGAGCCGGTGAGCAAGGCGCGGGCGGACCTGGAGTTCCACGAGGCCATCGCCGTCGCGGCCGGAAATCCCGTACTGCGGATCATGCTCTCGTCCATCAGCGGGATGATGTTCGAGATGATGCTGCGCTCGAATTCGGACCCGAGCATCGCCGAGCCGGGCGTCCCGCACCACCCGGAGATCTTCGAGGCCATCGAGCGCCGCGATGCGGAGCTGGCGGTCGAACGGATGCGGGCGCACCTGCGGTTGGGACTGCGGACGTACGGGCGGGACCTGGACGTGCAGGTGGATGTGATGGCGAAGCAGCACATTGAGATGTTGTTGGGGGAGGGGCGGGGGTGA
- a CDS encoding ABC transporter substrate-binding protein, which produces MAINHVWSQAIKKKLPEFEERIGRKVSMQMLTADQLASSYNVKLNASGTDVDVMMVRALQEQLVFGHNRWLVDLTERVEGERGFAWQDFQRSARDVSLTDGKILSVPVVTERPALYYRKDLVGGRPPATLDDLYATARELTRKDKNFFGYVGRGQRNGAVSQWSSFLYSHGGDFLKGGRSAIGSPQALAAYRFYGKLLHDAGPPGATNMSLEQAMPIFAQGKAAFYIDADAIYSSFLDPKVSTVRDKVGFAPFPAGPAGARPHNIPSWSLGINAFSRLQDDAWEFILWAASKEMVAEVQKGGIPGARDSAWRDARTLAAFPDDLAEAMRLNAERGIGYDRPRVLQVSRARDIVGRPLVAGILGRPVDSVVRDADAEFADFLVRDNRHKEA; this is translated from the coding sequence ATGGCCATCAACCACGTCTGGTCCCAGGCCATCAAGAAGAAGCTCCCGGAGTTCGAGGAGCGCATCGGGCGCAAGGTGAGCATGCAGATGCTCACCGCCGACCAGCTCGCGTCCAGTTACAACGTCAAGCTCAACGCCTCCGGCACCGACGTCGACGTCATGATGGTCCGCGCGCTGCAGGAGCAGCTCGTCTTCGGGCACAACCGGTGGCTCGTCGATCTCACCGAACGCGTCGAGGGCGAGCGCGGGTTCGCGTGGCAGGACTTCCAGCGGTCCGCGCGGGACGTGTCGCTCACCGACGGCAAGATCCTCAGCGTTCCCGTCGTCACCGAGCGGCCCGCGCTCTACTACCGCAAGGATCTCGTCGGCGGACGGCCCCCGGCCACCCTCGACGACCTCTACGCCACCGCCCGCGAACTCACCCGCAAGGACAAGAACTTCTTCGGGTACGTCGGGCGCGGGCAGCGCAACGGGGCCGTGTCGCAGTGGTCGAGTTTTCTCTACTCGCACGGCGGCGACTTCCTCAAGGGCGGCCGGTCCGCGATCGGTTCGCCGCAGGCGCTCGCCGCGTACCGCTTCTACGGCAAGCTGCTCCACGACGCGGGCCCGCCCGGCGCGACGAACATGAGCCTGGAGCAGGCCATGCCGATCTTCGCGCAGGGCAAGGCCGCCTTCTACATCGACGCCGACGCGATCTACAGCAGCTTCCTCGATCCGAAGGTCTCGACCGTCCGCGACAAGGTCGGCTTCGCGCCCTTCCCCGCGGGACCCGCGGGCGCGCGCCCGCACAACATCCCCTCCTGGAGCCTCGGCATCAACGCCTTCTCCCGGCTCCAGGACGACGCCTGGGAGTTCATCCTCTGGGCGGCGAGCAAGGAGATGGTCGCCGAGGTGCAGAAGGGCGGCATACCGGGAGCCCGTGACTCCGCCTGGCGGGACGCCCGTACCCTCGCCGCCTTCCCCGACGACCTCGCCGAGGCCATGCGCCTCAACGCCGAACGCGGCATCGGCTACGACCGCCCGCGCGTGCTCCAGGTGAGCCGCGCCCGCGACATCGTCGGCCGGCCCCTCGTGGCCGGGATTCTCGGCCGCCCCGTCGATTCCGTCGTACGGGACGCGGACGCCGAGTTCGCCGACTTCCTCGTCCGCGACAACCGCCACAAGGAGGCGTGA
- a CDS encoding carbohydrate ABC transporter permease — translation MAADVMAPARPTKAERPRKQRTFEQTNRRLRWMMLAPALLFVAAMIIFPLLYTLDLSFTDAFGAVNAPSKHVGWQNFADALGDTRRFWPAAGRTAVFTIGAVVLETVFGLAVAMLLRKPFRGQRWFRTVLLIPLLTTPVAIGILWLLILDPTNGIANHLLTQVGIPRQEFLGSVGQSLPTLMLIDVWQWTPMMTLLLLAGLSTLPEEPEEAALVDGATGWQRFRLVILPMLLPTLGTALVLRAVDALKTFDLLYAAKGPGGGSDFEAETLNVYAYGLTFDYQEYGLAAAVLVLFTLFIIGVVVLLRRSGKESAA, via the coding sequence ATGGCCGCCGACGTCATGGCCCCTGCCCGTCCGACGAAGGCCGAACGGCCGCGCAAGCAGCGGACGTTCGAGCAGACCAACCGGCGGCTGCGCTGGATGATGCTCGCCCCGGCGCTCCTCTTCGTCGCCGCGATGATCATCTTCCCGCTGCTGTACACGCTCGACCTGAGCTTCACCGACGCCTTCGGGGCGGTCAACGCGCCCAGCAAGCACGTCGGTTGGCAGAACTTCGCCGACGCGCTCGGCGACACCCGGCGCTTCTGGCCGGCCGCCGGACGCACCGCCGTCTTCACCATCGGTGCCGTCGTCCTGGAGACCGTCTTCGGGCTCGCGGTCGCGATGCTGCTGCGCAAGCCGTTCCGGGGCCAACGCTGGTTCCGTACCGTCCTGTTGATCCCGCTGCTCACGACCCCCGTCGCGATCGGCATCCTCTGGTTGCTCATCCTCGACCCGACCAACGGCATAGCGAACCACCTGCTCACCCAAGTCGGCATCCCCCGGCAGGAGTTCCTCGGGTCCGTGGGGCAGTCGCTGCCGACGCTCATGCTCATCGACGTGTGGCAGTGGACGCCGATGATGACGCTGCTCCTCCTCGCCGGGCTCAGCACGCTGCCCGAGGAGCCCGAGGAGGCCGCGCTCGTGGACGGCGCGACGGGCTGGCAGCGCTTCCGGCTCGTCATCCTGCCGATGCTGCTGCCCACGCTCGGAACGGCACTCGTCCTGCGCGCCGTGGACGCGCTCAAGACCTTCGACCTGCTCTACGCGGCGAAGGGCCCCGGCGGCGGCTCCGACTTCGAGGCCGAGACCCTCAACGTCTACGCCTACGGACTGACCTTCGACTACCAGGAGTACGGGCTCGCCGCCGCCGTGCTCGTCCTGTTCACGCTCTTCATCATCGGCGTCGTCGTGCTGCTGCGCCGCTCCGGGAAGGAGTCCGCCGCATGA
- a CDS encoding carbohydrate ABC transporter permease: MSAPTTAPTTAPAPAAAPPVDPVLARRLRRARTGKVLKAVAIVVVMLVFLLPMVWMFAAAFKTNVQVTDPSVGLWFKPTLENFRSVLEAGTLLRSMGNSVLIGVVSTLLSALLAVPAAWAVGRFDMRRTGSLVLIARIVPAVSLLVPWYYLFARAGLVGSYTVLILSHMFAAVPLILWIMTGFFAGLPVELEEAARTDGLSAFGAFWRISLPLAAPGTATACLLAFVFSWNNFMFSLVFADENTQTVPVTLYNFISYASTDWGGLMAAATLITVPVLLAAVLGQKYLVAGLTSGATKG; this comes from the coding sequence ATGAGCGCCCCCACCACGGCCCCCACGACCGCCCCGGCGCCGGCCGCCGCCCCGCCCGTCGACCCCGTCCTCGCCCGGCGACTGCGCCGCGCCCGCACCGGCAAGGTGCTCAAGGCCGTCGCGATCGTCGTCGTCATGCTCGTCTTCCTGCTGCCCATGGTGTGGATGTTCGCCGCGGCCTTCAAGACGAACGTGCAGGTCACCGACCCCTCCGTGGGGCTGTGGTTCAAGCCGACGCTGGAGAACTTCCGCAGCGTCCTCGAAGCCGGGACGCTGCTGCGCTCGATGGGCAACTCGGTCCTCATCGGCGTCGTGTCCACGCTGCTCTCGGCGCTCCTCGCCGTGCCCGCCGCGTGGGCCGTGGGGCGGTTCGACATGCGGCGTACGGGCTCGCTCGTGCTCATCGCGCGGATCGTGCCCGCCGTCTCGCTCCTCGTCCCCTGGTACTACCTCTTCGCGCGGGCCGGACTCGTCGGCAGCTACACCGTGCTCATCCTCAGCCACATGTTCGCCGCCGTGCCGCTCATCCTGTGGATCATGACCGGCTTCTTCGCCGGTCTGCCCGTCGAGCTGGAGGAAGCGGCGCGTACGGACGGGCTCTCGGCCTTCGGCGCGTTCTGGCGCATCAGCCTCCCGCTCGCCGCCCCCGGCACCGCGACGGCCTGCCTGCTCGCCTTCGTCTTCAGCTGGAACAACTTCATGTTCTCGCTGGTCTTCGCCGACGAGAACACGCAGACCGTGCCCGTGACCCTCTACAACTTCATCTCCTACGCCAGCACCGACTGGGGCGGGCTCATGGCTGCGGCGACCCTCATCACCGTCCCCGTGCTGCTCGCCGCGGTACTCGGCCAGAAATACCTCGTCGCGGGGCTGACCTCCGGCGCCACGAAGGGCTGA
- the manD gene encoding D-mannonate dehydratase ManD, with product MKIVSAEVVVTSPGRNFVTLKITTDEGLTGLGDATLNGRELAVVSYLRDHVAPLLLGRDPHRIEDTWQYLYRGAYWRRGPVTMAAIAAVDMALWDIKGKAAGLPLYQLLGGASREKVATYGHASGRDIPELLDSVREKLALGYPAIRVQTGVPGLKAVYGVGGAEAGTGPDGHPRPLVEDWDTAAYLRHLPGVVEAVRAEFGAELPLLHDAHHRLTPLQAARLGKDLEPYRMFWLEDCTPAENQEALKLVRQHTTTPLAIGEVFNSLHDYQYLLTNQLIDYVRSAVTHFGGVTPLRRLFDLAGQYQIKSAIHGPEDISPVGMAAGIHLDLAIHNFGIQEYSGYTETTHRVFRHAYTFTDGHLHPGEAPGLGVELDEELAAAHPYDPAYLPVNRLQDGTVHDW from the coding sequence ATGAAGATCGTCTCCGCCGAGGTCGTCGTCACCTCGCCCGGCCGCAACTTCGTCACCCTGAAGATCACCACCGACGAGGGGCTGACGGGACTCGGCGACGCGACCCTCAACGGCCGTGAGCTGGCCGTGGTCTCGTACCTGCGCGACCACGTCGCCCCGCTCCTGCTCGGCCGCGACCCGCACCGCATCGAGGACACGTGGCAGTACCTCTACCGGGGCGCGTACTGGCGGCGCGGGCCCGTCACGATGGCCGCGATCGCCGCCGTCGACATGGCCCTGTGGGACATCAAGGGCAAGGCGGCCGGACTGCCGCTCTACCAGCTCCTGGGCGGCGCGAGCCGCGAGAAGGTCGCGACGTACGGGCACGCGAGCGGGCGCGACATCCCCGAACTCCTCGATTCCGTACGGGAGAAGCTCGCTCTCGGCTACCCGGCGATCCGGGTGCAGACCGGCGTCCCGGGGCTCAAGGCGGTGTACGGCGTCGGCGGCGCCGAGGCGGGCACGGGCCCGGACGGGCACCCGCGTCCGCTCGTCGAGGACTGGGACACGGCCGCGTACCTGCGCCACCTGCCCGGCGTCGTCGAGGCCGTACGGGCCGAGTTCGGCGCGGAGTTGCCGCTCCTGCACGACGCGCACCACCGGCTCACGCCCCTCCAGGCCGCGCGCCTCGGCAAGGACCTGGAGCCGTACCGGATGTTCTGGCTGGAGGACTGCACCCCGGCCGAGAACCAGGAGGCGCTGAAGCTCGTACGGCAGCACACGACGACGCCGCTCGCGATCGGCGAGGTCTTCAACTCGCTCCACGACTACCAGTACCTCTTGACCAACCAGCTCATCGACTACGTGCGTTCGGCCGTCACGCACTTCGGCGGCGTGACCCCGCTGCGTCGCCTGTTCGACCTCGCGGGCCAGTACCAGATCAAGTCGGCCATCCACGGCCCCGAGGACATCTCCCCCGTCGGCATGGCGGCGGGCATCCATCTCGACCTGGCCATCCACAACTTCGGCATCCAGGAGTACAGCGGCTACACGGAGACGACCCACCGCGTCTTCCGCCACGCGTACACCTTCACGGACGGCCACCTGCACCCGGGCGAGGCCCCCGGACTCGGCGTCGAACTCGACGAGGAACTCGCCGCCGCACACCCGTACGACCCGGCGTACCTGCCGGTGAACCGCCTGCAGGACGGGACGGTCCACGACTGGTGA
- a CDS encoding glycoside hydrolase family 16 protein, translating into MRVSRTPARRRRSPSRRPRSLALLAAAACLGFAALTPAAAQAAAPVPAPVPAAAAATFTDDFDGPAGAGVDGSKWLTETGDNVNNHERQYYTSGTNNAALDGQGHLVITAKKENPGNYNCWYGRCEYTSARLNTSGRFTSQYGHVEARMKLPRGQGIWPAFWMLGNDIGSVGWPNSGEIDIMENVGFEPNTVHGTIHGPGYSGSGGIGAGYSLPGGAAFADAFHTFAIDWSPNAIKWSVDGNVYQTRTPADLGGKQWAFNKPFFIILNLAVGGYWPGDPNSSTQFPQQLVVDYVHVSDGGGTTPPPTGTKTIKGIGGKCLDAAAASNANGTAVQLYDCNGTSAQAWSVGGDGTLRVLGKCLDVPSGSTANGAKLQLWDCNGSGAQQWVVTGAKDIVNPQADKCVDATDNSSANGTRAQLWTCSGTANQKWTVS; encoded by the coding sequence ATGCGCGTTTCGCGCACCCCCGCCCGGCGCCGCAGATCCCCCTCCCGGCGCCCCCGCTCCCTCGCCCTGCTCGCCGCCGCCGCGTGTCTCGGCTTCGCCGCCCTGACGCCCGCCGCCGCGCAGGCCGCCGCGCCCGTCCCCGCTCCCGTACCCGCCGCGGCGGCGGCGACCTTCACCGACGACTTCGACGGGCCCGCCGGGGCCGGGGTCGACGGCTCGAAGTGGCTCACGGAGACCGGCGACAACGTCAACAACCACGAGCGCCAGTACTACACCTCGGGCACCAACAACGCGGCTCTCGACGGCCAGGGCCACCTGGTCATCACCGCGAAGAAGGAGAACCCGGGGAACTACAACTGCTGGTACGGGCGGTGCGAGTACACCTCCGCGCGGCTCAATACCTCGGGCCGGTTCACCTCGCAGTACGGGCACGTCGAGGCGCGCATGAAGCTGCCGCGCGGGCAGGGGATATGGCCCGCGTTCTGGATGCTCGGCAACGACATCGGCTCGGTCGGATGGCCCAACTCGGGCGAGATCGACATCATGGAGAACGTCGGCTTCGAGCCCAACACCGTGCACGGCACGATCCACGGGCCCGGCTACTCCGGTTCGGGCGGGATCGGCGCGGGCTACTCGCTGCCCGGCGGCGCCGCCTTCGCGGACGCCTTCCACACGTTCGCGATCGACTGGAGCCCGAACGCGATCAAGTGGTCCGTGGACGGCAACGTCTACCAGACCCGTACGCCCGCCGACCTCGGCGGCAAGCAGTGGGCCTTCAACAAGCCGTTCTTCATCATCCTCAACCTCGCGGTCGGCGGCTACTGGCCCGGCGACCCGAACTCCTCCACGCAGTTCCCGCAGCAACTCGTCGTCGACTACGTGCACGTGAGCGACGGCGGCGGCACGACCCCGCCGCCCACCGGCACGAAGACGATCAAGGGCATCGGCGGCAAGTGCCTCGACGCCGCCGCGGCGAGCAACGCCAACGGCACCGCGGTCCAGCTCTACGACTGCAACGGCACGAGCGCGCAGGCGTGGTCGGTCGGCGGCGACGGCACCCTCCGCGTCCTCGGCAAGTGCCTCGACGTACCGAGCGGTTCGACCGCGAACGGCGCGAAGCTCCAGCTCTGGGACTGCAACGGCTCGGGAGCCCAGCAGTGGGTCGTCACCGGGGCGAAGGACATCGTCAACCCGCAGGCGGACAAGTGCGTGGACGCCACCGACAACTCCTCGGCCAACGGGACCCGCGCACAGCTGTGGACCTGCTCGGGCACCGCCAACCAGAAGTGGACCGTCTCATGA